The following are encoded together in the Mesoterricola sediminis genome:
- a CDS encoding TetR/AcrR family transcriptional regulator — MRRAHRPDQKEVRRKAILAGAAGLFSDCRYAELHMADLARRLDLAKGTLYLYFPSKEALFLAVLKDEMGAWFEGATARLAALEGGGADASGPLADALVDEMMAHPRLPNLQALVHGVLEQNVPTAEALAYARFLHAGVARVAELLEGRLPGLRPGRGAEFLIRFYALVIGTRLMSSRPPAVREALRSPELKAFDFDFEGIFRPAVRELLAGMLEPALVRP, encoded by the coding sequence ATGCGACGCGCCCACCGCCCCGACCAGAAGGAAGTCCGACGCAAGGCCATCCTCGCCGGCGCGGCGGGGCTGTTCAGCGACTGCCGCTACGCCGAGCTCCACATGGCGGACCTGGCGCGCCGGCTCGACCTCGCCAAGGGCACGCTCTACCTCTACTTCCCCTCGAAGGAAGCGCTGTTCCTCGCCGTGCTGAAGGACGAGATGGGCGCCTGGTTCGAGGGCGCCACGGCGCGCCTGGCGGCCCTGGAGGGCGGCGGCGCCGACGCCAGCGGCCCCCTCGCCGACGCGCTGGTGGACGAGATGATGGCGCACCCGCGGCTGCCCAACCTCCAGGCCCTGGTGCACGGCGTGCTCGAGCAGAATGTGCCCACGGCCGAGGCCCTCGCCTACGCGCGCTTCCTCCACGCCGGCGTGGCGCGCGTGGCGGAGCTCCTGGAAGGCCGGTTGCCTGGGCTGCGGCCCGGCCGCGGCGCCGAGTTCCTGATCCGCTTCTACGCCCTCGTCATCGGCACCCGGCTCATGTCCAGCCGGCCTCCCGCCGTGCGGGAGGCCTTGCGGTCACCTGAACTGAAGGCCTTCGATTTCGACTTCGAGGGGATCTTCCGCCCCGCCGTCCGGGAACTGCTGGCGGGCATGCTGGAGCCCGCCCTGGTCAGGCCTTGA
- a CDS encoding PIG-L deacetylase family protein: protein MSHPYTHFIEEFVRLQEEAKAMPLGDLPPEPAPRLMDNAPRVLFFAPHPDDECIAGALALRLRRELNYRVCVVAVTQGSRVDRQEARLQEMYGACHFLGFELITTRPNGLASINLKTKSSNPDGWAASVETIAQIISYHRPSVIIFPHDQDHHATHTGTHHLVVDALKTLGPAFACRVVEWEYWHPMETPNLMVESAPSEVADLVAAISFHKGEVTRNPYHLTLPSWMSDNVRRGAEIVGGTGSASPTFPFAALYRVRNWVRGGFETVIKAGRIVASDGDLASIFKA from the coding sequence GTGAGCCACCCCTACACCCACTTCATCGAAGAATTCGTCAGGCTTCAGGAGGAAGCGAAGGCCATGCCCCTGGGCGATCTCCCGCCCGAGCCCGCCCCGCGCCTCATGGACAACGCCCCCCGGGTGCTCTTCTTCGCCCCCCATCCGGACGACGAGTGCATCGCCGGCGCCCTGGCCCTCCGGCTGCGTCGTGAGTTGAACTACCGGGTCTGCGTGGTGGCCGTCACCCAGGGAAGCCGGGTCGATCGCCAGGAGGCGCGCCTCCAGGAAATGTACGGCGCCTGCCACTTCCTGGGCTTCGAGCTGATCACCACGCGGCCCAACGGCCTCGCCAGCATCAACCTGAAGACCAAGTCCTCGAACCCCGACGGCTGGGCCGCCTCCGTGGAGACGATCGCGCAGATCATCTCGTACCACCGGCCATCGGTGATCATCTTCCCCCACGACCAGGACCACCACGCCACCCACACCGGCACGCACCACCTCGTCGTGGACGCCCTCAAGACCCTCGGCCCCGCCTTCGCGTGCCGGGTCGTGGAGTGGGAGTACTGGCACCCCATGGAGACGCCCAACCTGATGGTCGAGAGCGCGCCGTCGGAGGTGGCCGACCTGGTCGCCGCGATCTCCTTCCACAAGGGCGAAGTGACCCGCAACCCCTACCACCTGACGCTGCCCTCCTGGATGTCCGACAACGTCCGCCGCGGCGCCGAGATCGTGGGCGGCACGGGCTCCGCCAGCCCCACCTTCCCCTTCGCCGCCCTCTACCGCGTCCGGAACTGGGTGCGGGGCGGCTTCGAGACGGTGATCAAGGCCGGCCGCATCGTCGCTTCCGACGGCGACCTGGCCTCCATCTTCAAGGCCTGA
- a CDS encoding histidine kinase dimerization/phospho-acceptor domain-containing protein — MSPFRYRQTGVRRVSFPAYRSAAEARGRVLRREAFRRLVHDLRNPINGILLATQLLEETGVPPDLLRIVQRLQRQANLLNDILERASADYRP; from the coding sequence ATGTCCCCCTTCCGCTATCGCCAGACCGGCGTCCGCCGCGTGTCCTTCCCCGCCTACCGGAGCGCGGCGGAGGCCCGCGGGCGGGTCCTGCGGCGGGAGGCCTTCCGCAGACTCGTCCACGATCTGCGGAACCCCATCAACGGCATCCTGCTGGCCACCCAGCTGCTGGAGGAGACCGGCGTGCCCCCCGACCTGCTGCGGATCGTCCAGCGGCTGCAGCGCCAGGCCAACCTGCTCAACGACATCCTGGAGCGGGCGTCGGCCGATTACCGGCCCTAG
- a CDS encoding exonuclease domain-containing protein — translation MRLADLTFLVMDTETTGLDPRADKVVSIAGVWTRMGEGGFRRESFLVDPGIPIPPEASAIHHIVDRHVAGAPTLAQVLPVFQGDDFHAYVAHNAAFDFGFLPSQGRPVLCTMRLARKVWPRLARYSNQYLRYFLRLEVPEAEGLPAHEALADALVTSRLLLAELAWLAENPQPGVETLADLIAWTEAPNLLEICNFGSKHRGTPWAQVPRDYLAWMKREVRDMDPDTRHTVEHYLQRA, via the coding sequence ATGCGACTGGCCGATTTGACCTTCCTGGTGATGGACACGGAGACCACCGGGCTCGATCCCCGGGCCGACAAGGTCGTCTCCATCGCCGGGGTGTGGACCCGGATGGGGGAGGGCGGCTTCCGCCGCGAGAGCTTCCTGGTGGACCCGGGCATCCCCATCCCCCCCGAGGCCTCCGCCATCCACCACATCGTGGACCGCCACGTGGCCGGCGCCCCGACCCTCGCCCAGGTCCTGCCCGTCTTCCAGGGGGACGATTTCCACGCCTACGTGGCCCACAACGCGGCCTTCGACTTCGGGTTCCTGCCGTCCCAGGGCAGGCCCGTCCTCTGCACCATGCGCCTGGCCCGCAAGGTCTGGCCCCGCCTGGCGCGGTATTCCAACCAGTACCTGCGCTACTTCCTCCGGCTGGAGGTGCCCGAGGCCGAAGGGCTCCCCGCCCACGAGGCCCTGGCCGACGCCCTCGTCACGAGCCGGCTGCTCCTGGCCGAACTGGCCTGGCTGGCGGAGAACCCCCAGCCCGGGGTGGAGACCCTGGCGGACCTCATCGCCTGGACCGAGGCTCCCAACCTCTTGGAGATCTGCAACTTCGGCTCCAAGCACCGCGGAACGCCCTGGGCCCAGGTGCCCCGGGACTACCTGGCCTGGATGAAGCGGGAGGTGCGGGACATGGATCCCGACACGCGCCACACCGTGGAGCACTACCTGCAGCGGGCCTGA
- a CDS encoding acyl-CoA carboxylase subunit beta has translation MDTKAKKEMLEKLRKEALLGGGQDRIDAQHAKGKMTARERVEAFLDKGTFRELDAFVTHRTHDFQMDRKTFLGDSVVTGWGQVDGRPVYVFSQDFTVLGGSLGEVHAEKICKVMDLAVKNGVPVIGLNDSGGARIQEGVVSLGAYADIFLRNTLASGVVPQISAILGPCAGGAVYSPALTDFILMVKKTSHMFITGPDVVKTVTHEDVSMDELGGAGIHASKSGVAHFVAEDENDALATLRQLLSYLPLNNMEDPPRVDTGDDPARRDESLNTIVPDDPRKAYDMHEIISKVVDNGEFLEVHQAFAGNMIVGFARLDGHVVGVVANQPLVLAGVLDIDASVKGARFVRFCDAFNIPIVTFEDVPGFMPGVDQEHRGIILHGAKLLYAYCEATVPKLTVITRKAYGGAYDVMSSKHIRGDYNVAWPTAEIAVMGPDGAVNIIFRKEIAEAADPAAKRAELIELYKDKFANPFVAASRGYLDDVIDPADTRARLIEALKICSAKRDQNPPRKHSTMPL, from the coding sequence ATGGATACCAAGGCCAAGAAGGAGATGCTGGAGAAGCTGAGGAAGGAGGCCCTCCTCGGCGGGGGACAGGACCGCATCGACGCCCAGCACGCCAAGGGCAAGATGACGGCGCGCGAGCGCGTGGAGGCGTTCCTGGACAAGGGCACCTTCCGGGAGCTGGACGCCTTCGTCACGCACCGGACCCATGACTTCCAGATGGACCGCAAGACGTTCCTGGGCGACAGCGTCGTCACCGGGTGGGGCCAGGTCGACGGCCGCCCCGTCTACGTCTTCAGCCAGGACTTCACGGTCCTCGGCGGGAGCCTGGGCGAGGTCCACGCCGAGAAGATCTGCAAGGTCATGGACCTGGCTGTCAAGAACGGCGTGCCCGTGATCGGCCTCAACGATTCGGGCGGCGCCCGCATCCAGGAGGGCGTGGTCAGCCTCGGCGCCTACGCCGACATCTTCCTCCGCAACACGCTCGCCTCGGGCGTCGTGCCCCAGATCAGCGCCATCCTCGGCCCCTGCGCCGGCGGCGCCGTCTACAGCCCGGCCCTCACCGACTTCATCCTGATGGTCAAGAAGACCAGCCACATGTTCATCACCGGTCCCGACGTCGTGAAGACGGTCACCCACGAGGACGTGAGCATGGACGAGCTCGGCGGCGCGGGCATCCACGCCTCCAAGTCCGGCGTGGCCCACTTCGTCGCCGAGGACGAGAACGACGCCCTGGCGACCCTGCGCCAGCTGCTGTCCTACCTGCCCCTCAACAACATGGAGGATCCCCCGCGCGTCGACACCGGCGACGATCCGGCCCGCCGGGACGAGTCCCTCAACACCATCGTGCCCGACGATCCCCGCAAGGCCTACGACATGCACGAGATCATCTCGAAGGTCGTGGACAACGGCGAGTTCCTCGAGGTCCACCAGGCCTTCGCCGGCAACATGATCGTCGGCTTCGCCCGGCTCGACGGGCACGTGGTGGGCGTCGTCGCCAACCAGCCGCTCGTCCTCGCCGGCGTGCTCGACATCGACGCCTCGGTGAAGGGGGCCCGGTTCGTGCGCTTCTGCGACGCCTTCAACATCCCCATCGTCACCTTCGAGGACGTGCCCGGGTTCATGCCGGGCGTGGACCAGGAGCACCGCGGGATCATCCTCCACGGCGCCAAGCTGCTCTACGCCTACTGCGAGGCCACCGTGCCCAAGCTGACCGTCATCACGCGGAAGGCCTACGGCGGCGCCTACGACGTGATGAGCTCCAAGCACATCCGCGGCGACTACAACGTCGCCTGGCCCACGGCCGAGATCGCCGTGATGGGCCCCGACGGCGCGGTGAACATCATCTTCCGCAAGGAGATCGCCGAAGCCGCTGATCCCGCCGCCAAGCGCGCCGAGCTGATCGAGCTCTACAAGGACAAGTTCGCCAACCCCTTCGTCGCCGCCAGCCGCGGCTACCTGGACGACGTGATCGACCCCGCCGACACCCGCGCCCGCCTCATCGAGGCCCTGAAGATCTGCTCCGCCAAGCGCGACCAGAATCCGCCCCGCAAGCACAGCACGATGCCTTTGTGA
- a CDS encoding cupin domain-containing protein, translated as MGNKTSIKELAKHLEAPYSHLELGQVNDHAAYVMNFKDVYPFHRHIMDELYLVLQGEITIRFKNAPAIRLKKGESTVVRAYTTHSSESAEGALVLMIKPKEMFPHPSEVE; from the coding sequence ATGGGAAACAAGACGAGCATCAAGGAACTGGCGAAGCACCTCGAGGCCCCCTACTCCCACCTGGAGCTGGGCCAGGTCAACGATCACGCAGCCTACGTGATGAACTTCAAGGACGTCTACCCCTTCCACCGGCACATCATGGACGAGCTCTACCTGGTGCTGCAGGGCGAGATCACCATCCGCTTCAAGAACGCGCCCGCGATCCGCCTGAAGAAGGGGGAGAGCACCGTGGTACGGGCCTACACGACCCACTCCTCGGAATCCGCTGAAGGCGCCCTGGTGCTGATGATCAAGCCCAAGGAGATGTTCCCCCACCCCTCGGAAGTGGAGTAG
- a CDS encoding pyruvate carboxylase subunit B, which produces MICETLLRDAHQSLLATRMRTEDMLPFCHDLDDMGFWSLEVWGGATFDTAIRFLGENPWERLRALRKAMPKTRLQMLLRGQNVVGYKHYPDDIVEKFIVLARRNGIDVFRIFDALNDLRNMEFAMKIAKREGGHVQGTISYTISPVHTDKAFVQMGRDLKALGADSIAIKDMAGLITPYIAYDLVKALKEEVGLPVQLHTHYTSGFGTSALIKAAEAGVDVVDTAISAMSMSTSQPPTETLVAALRGQERDTGLDLARLADIARRMEKVRKKYASFEAGVAAVDVNVLQFQVPGGMLSNLVSQLRQQGAMDKYYDVLDEIPRVRKDMGYPPLVTPSSQIVGTQATLNVVLGERYKVIPEEVKQYFRGFYGKPPAPMDPAIQKLAIGTEKPITCRPGDLLEPGWEAARKEIGDLAQSEEDVMSYALFPQIAKPFLARRKQGLGGKEETAAAIAAALFAQSDAKAAKPEPSAGPCGGSMWKMAGRAGIQRGW; this is translated from the coding sequence ATGATCTGCGAAACCCTGCTGCGGGACGCCCACCAGAGCCTGCTGGCCACCCGCATGCGCACGGAGGACATGCTTCCGTTCTGCCACGACCTCGACGATATGGGCTTCTGGAGCCTCGAGGTGTGGGGCGGCGCCACCTTCGACACCGCCATCCGTTTCCTGGGCGAGAATCCCTGGGAGCGCCTGCGGGCCCTCCGCAAGGCCATGCCGAAGACCCGCCTCCAGATGCTGCTCCGCGGCCAGAACGTGGTCGGCTACAAGCACTACCCCGACGACATCGTCGAGAAGTTCATCGTGCTGGCCCGCAGGAACGGCATCGACGTCTTCCGCATCTTCGACGCCCTGAACGACCTCCGGAACATGGAATTCGCCATGAAGATCGCCAAGCGCGAAGGCGGCCACGTCCAGGGGACGATCAGCTACACCATCAGCCCGGTCCACACGGACAAGGCCTTCGTCCAGATGGGCCGCGACCTCAAGGCCCTCGGCGCCGACTCCATCGCCATCAAGGACATGGCCGGCCTCATCACCCCCTACATCGCCTACGACCTCGTCAAGGCGCTCAAGGAGGAGGTGGGCCTTCCGGTCCAGCTGCACACCCACTACACCTCGGGCTTCGGCACCTCGGCCCTCATCAAGGCCGCCGAGGCCGGCGTGGACGTCGTGGACACGGCCATCTCCGCCATGTCCATGTCCACCTCCCAGCCCCCCACCGAGACCCTGGTGGCCGCCCTCCGCGGCCAGGAGCGGGACACGGGCCTGGACCTCGCCCGGCTCGCCGACATCGCCCGCCGGATGGAGAAGGTGCGCAAGAAGTACGCGAGCTTCGAGGCCGGCGTCGCCGCCGTCGACGTGAACGTGCTCCAGTTCCAGGTCCCGGGCGGCATGCTCAGCAACCTGGTCAGCCAGCTCCGGCAGCAGGGCGCCATGGACAAGTACTACGACGTGCTGGACGAGATCCCGCGCGTGCGCAAGGACATGGGCTACCCGCCCCTGGTCACCCCCTCGAGCCAGATCGTCGGCACCCAGGCCACCCTGAACGTGGTCCTCGGCGAGCGCTACAAGGTGATCCCCGAGGAGGTGAAGCAGTACTTCCGGGGCTTCTACGGCAAGCCCCCGGCGCCCATGGATCCCGCCATCCAGAAGCTGGCCATCGGGACCGAGAAGCCCATCACCTGCCGGCCCGGCGACCTGCTTGAGCCCGGCTGGGAAGCCGCCCGCAAGGAGATCGGCGACCTCGCCCAGAGCGAGGAGGATGTCATGAGCTACGCCCTCTTCCCGCAGATCGCCAAGCCGTTCCTGGCCCGGCGCAAGCAGGGCCTGGGGGGCAAGGAGGAGACCGCCGCGGCCATCGCCGCCGCGCTCTTCGCGCAGTCCGACGCCAAGGCCGCCAAGCCGGAACCGTCGGCGGGCCCCTGCGGCGGGTCCATGTGGAAGATGGCCGGCAGGGCCGGCATCCAGAGGGGGTGGTGA
- a CDS encoding biotin/lipoyl-containing protein, protein MATKFKLKLEGQAYDVERRDGLIIVNGVEFTLAEKDGQFLVAGTPHAVKLGAATAEVDGITYAIEAEGLEEPAAGRGRRAVSTKAADEAGALTAIMPGLIIKVLKKEGDKVEAGETVLILEAMKMQNEVQAKAAGTIRQMNVKQGENVEMRQVLCVIE, encoded by the coding sequence ATGGCGACCAAGTTCAAGCTCAAGCTGGAGGGCCAGGCCTACGACGTCGAGCGCCGGGACGGGCTCATCATCGTCAACGGCGTCGAGTTCACCCTCGCCGAGAAGGACGGCCAGTTCCTCGTGGCCGGCACCCCCCACGCCGTGAAACTGGGCGCCGCCACCGCCGAGGTGGACGGCATCACCTACGCCATCGAGGCCGAAGGCCTCGAGGAGCCCGCCGCCGGGCGGGGCCGCCGCGCCGTGAGCACCAAGGCCGCGGACGAGGCCGGGGCCCTCACCGCCATCATGCCGGGCCTCATCATCAAGGTCCTCAAGAAGGAGGGCGACAAGGTCGAGGCCGGCGAGACCGTCCTCATCCTCGAGGCCATGAAGATGCAGAACGAGGTCCAGGCCAAGGCCGCCGGGACCATCCGCCAGATGAACGTCAAGCAGGGCGAGAACGTGGAGATGCGCCAGGTCCTCTGCGTCATCGAATAG
- a CDS encoding M3 family metallopeptidase — protein sequence MRTPLLLATALCLPAVCQTPAPADNPFFQAWDTPFGVPPFAQIKEAHFLPAFKEGMARHKAEIAAIAGSKDAPTFANTIEALELSGQLLERVGIVFGALSGAETNPKLQAINRELAPLRSAHYDDINLDPRLWARVKAVWENRAKENLTGEQLRLLEDRRKGFLRAGADLSPEKQARMRAINGELSRAGVAYGDRLLKATKDFVLVVTDPKDLSGLPEGAKAAAAAAAKKAGKEGAWVFTLDAPSIWPFLQYADNRDLRRQLLQGYLDRCQAGENDTRALANQIANLRVEKARLLGYPTWAHYILEENMARTPEGAYGLLKPVWKAALAKAKVERAELRKAMAKDLPGAKLEAWDWRYYQEKVRKARFDLDETALKPYFSLDQVRSGAFGLATRLYGVTFTEVKDIPVYHPEVRVFEVKEADGRHLGLLYTDYHPRPGKRGGAWCGSLRPGRERHRITPVATNVCNFTRPAGDAPALLTPDEVRTLFHEFGHALHGLFYNGQYRGLGSTSRDFVELPSQIMENWAMEPEVLKTYARHWKTGEPIPAALGDKVKKSRTFGEGFATTEYMAAALLDMDWHTLTEVKDRDVNAFEKASLAKWGLPPEIPVRYRTPYFNHIWGGGNGYSAGYYAYIWSAVLDSDAFLAFKEKGDLYDPATARAFRTRVLEMGSTKDPAQLYRDFRGRDPKVDALLIKRGLKPAPAKAAR from the coding sequence ATGCGCACCCCCCTGCTCCTGGCGACGGCCCTCTGCCTGCCCGCGGTCTGCCAGACGCCGGCCCCCGCCGACAACCCCTTCTTCCAGGCCTGGGACACGCCCTTCGGCGTCCCGCCCTTCGCGCAGATCAAGGAGGCCCACTTCCTGCCGGCCTTCAAGGAGGGCATGGCCCGCCACAAGGCCGAGATCGCCGCCATCGCCGGGTCCAAGGACGCGCCCACCTTCGCGAACACCATCGAGGCGCTGGAACTGTCCGGCCAGCTCCTGGAGCGGGTCGGCATCGTGTTCGGGGCCCTGTCCGGCGCCGAGACCAACCCGAAGCTCCAGGCCATCAACCGCGAGCTGGCCCCGCTGCGCTCGGCCCACTACGACGACATCAACCTGGACCCCCGCCTCTGGGCCCGGGTGAAGGCGGTGTGGGAGAACCGCGCCAAGGAGAACCTCACCGGCGAGCAGCTGCGCCTCCTGGAGGACCGCCGCAAGGGCTTCCTCCGCGCGGGGGCGGACCTCTCGCCGGAGAAGCAGGCCCGCATGCGCGCCATCAACGGGGAGCTCTCCCGCGCGGGCGTGGCCTACGGCGACCGCCTCCTGAAGGCCACCAAGGACTTCGTCCTCGTCGTGACCGACCCCAAGGACCTCTCCGGCCTGCCTGAGGGGGCCAAGGCCGCCGCGGCCGCCGCGGCGAAGAAGGCCGGCAAGGAAGGCGCCTGGGTGTTCACCCTGGACGCCCCCAGCATCTGGCCCTTCCTCCAGTACGCCGACAACCGCGACCTCCGCCGCCAGCTCCTGCAGGGCTACCTGGACCGCTGCCAGGCCGGGGAGAACGACACCCGCGCCCTGGCCAACCAGATCGCGAACCTGCGCGTCGAGAAGGCCAGGCTCCTGGGGTATCCCACCTGGGCCCACTACATCCTCGAAGAGAACATGGCCAGGACGCCCGAAGGCGCCTACGGCCTCCTGAAGCCCGTGTGGAAGGCCGCCCTGGCCAAGGCCAAGGTGGAGCGGGCCGAACTCCGCAAGGCCATGGCCAAGGACCTGCCCGGGGCGAAGCTGGAGGCCTGGGACTGGCGCTACTACCAGGAGAAGGTCCGCAAGGCCAGGTTCGACCTGGACGAGACGGCCCTCAAGCCCTACTTCAGCCTGGACCAGGTGCGCTCCGGCGCCTTCGGCCTGGCGACGCGCCTCTACGGGGTCACCTTCACCGAGGTGAAGGACATCCCGGTCTACCATCCGGAAGTGCGGGTCTTCGAGGTGAAGGAGGCGGATGGACGCCACCTGGGCCTCCTCTACACCGACTACCACCCCCGCCCCGGCAAGCGCGGCGGGGCCTGGTGCGGGAGCCTGCGCCCCGGCCGCGAGCGCCACAGGATCACCCCGGTGGCCACCAACGTCTGCAACTTCACCCGCCCCGCGGGCGACGCGCCGGCGCTGCTGACCCCCGACGAGGTGCGCACCCTCTTCCACGAGTTCGGCCACGCCCTGCACGGCCTCTTCTACAACGGCCAGTACCGCGGCCTGGGCAGCACCTCCCGCGACTTCGTGGAGCTGCCGAGCCAGATCATGGAGAACTGGGCCATGGAGCCGGAGGTCCTCAAGACCTACGCGCGCCACTGGAAGACCGGCGAGCCCATCCCCGCCGCCCTGGGCGACAAGGTGAAGAAGTCCCGCACCTTCGGCGAGGGCTTCGCCACCACCGAATACATGGCCGCCGCCCTCCTCGACATGGACTGGCACACCCTGACCGAGGTGAAGGACCGGGACGTCAATGCCTTCGAGAAGGCGAGCCTGGCCAAGTGGGGCCTGCCGCCCGAGATCCCCGTCCGCTACCGCACCCCCTACTTCAACCACATCTGGGGCGGCGGGAACGGCTACAGCGCCGGGTACTACGCCTACATCTGGAGCGCCGTGCTGGACAGCGACGCCTTCCTGGCGTTCAAGGAGAAGGGCGACCTGTACGACCCCGCCACCGCCCGGGCCTTCCGCACCCGGGTCCTGGAGATGGGCTCGACGAAGGACCCCGCCCAGCTCTACCGGGACTTCCGGGGCCGGGATCCCAAGGTGGACGCGCTGCTCATCAAGCGCGGCCTGAAGCCGGCCCCAGCGAAGGCGGCCCGCTGA
- a CDS encoding YhjD/YihY/BrkB family envelope integrity protein produces MRPRLHAVPSLQRLASLLGEAGRAWLRHRAQSRGAALAYYALFSLSPLLVLLLAAAGRVLGPHAARGEVFARLEGLLGPAGARAAESVVLDANLPGAGAVAAPVALALLLLGATTVFAELKDCLDEVWDCGPRAPRGLLGALRGRFLALAAVGALGLLLAASVALSAGLALLGPAAPRAAPFLARGLSLALLGTLVAVLYRLLPACGPAWGDAAKGACLTLALAAAAARLLEAYLARGALQSTFGAAGSLAAFLLWVYGMAQVFLLGAEFARALGAGRR; encoded by the coding sequence ATGCGCCCCCGCCTCCATGCCGTTCCTTCGCTCCAGCGCCTCGCCTCCCTCCTGGGGGAGGCGGGGCGCGCCTGGCTCCGGCACCGGGCCCAGAGCCGGGGCGCGGCCCTGGCCTACTACGCCCTCTTCTCGCTGTCGCCCCTCCTGGTGCTGCTCCTGGCCGCCGCGGGCCGGGTGCTGGGGCCCCACGCCGCGCGGGGCGAGGTCTTCGCGCGGCTGGAGGGGCTCCTGGGGCCCGCGGGGGCCCGCGCGGCGGAGTCGGTGGTCCTGGACGCGAACCTGCCGGGGGCCGGGGCGGTGGCGGCCCCCGTGGCCCTGGCGCTCCTGCTCCTGGGCGCGACGACGGTCTTCGCCGAGCTGAAGGACTGCCTGGACGAGGTCTGGGACTGCGGCCCCCGGGCGCCCCGGGGCCTCCTGGGGGCGCTGCGGGGCCGTTTCCTGGCCCTGGCGGCGGTGGGGGCGCTGGGGCTGCTCCTGGCGGCCTCCGTGGCCCTCTCGGCGGGCCTGGCGCTCCTGGGCCCCGCGGCGCCCCGGGCGGCCCCGTTCCTGGCGCGGGGGCTGAGCCTGGCCCTGCTCGGGACCCTCGTCGCCGTCCTCTACCGCCTCCTGCCCGCGTGCGGACCGGCCTGGGGGGACGCCGCGAAGGGAGCCTGCCTCACCCTGGCGCTGGCCGCGGCCGCGGCGAGGCTCCTGGAGGCCTACCTGGCCCGCGGGGCCCTGCAGTCCACCTTCGGGGCCGCGGGGTCGCTGGCGGCCTTCCTGCTGTGGGTCTACGGCATGGCCCAGGTCTTCCTGCTGGGGGCGGAGTTCGCGCGCGCCCTGGGGGCGGGGCGGAGGTGA
- the cmk gene encoding (d)CMP kinase produces the protein MQKLPVIALDGPSGVGKSTTAKAVAKALGWQYLDTGAMYRATALALRRAGASLEDREAVERVLGALRISQRGTREFLGDEDVSDAIRTPDVSRMVTPVSADARVREVLVEQQRALAREGGWVVDGRDIGTVVFPDACCKVFLTASVEVRARRRTLELEAKGTPQPFAEVASDIERRDHADSTRAVAPLRRAEDAVELDSGDLDLDQVVAWIVDLHRGRGHGGNPVH, from the coding sequence ATGCAGAAGCTTCCCGTCATCGCCCTGGACGGCCCCTCCGGGGTCGGCAAGTCCACCACCGCCAAGGCCGTCGCCAAGGCCCTCGGCTGGCAGTACCTGGACACGGGGGCCATGTACCGGGCCACCGCCCTGGCCCTGCGCCGCGCCGGGGCCTCCCTGGAGGACCGGGAGGCGGTGGAGCGGGTGCTGGGCGCCCTGCGCATCTCCCAGCGCGGCACCCGGGAGTTCCTCGGGGACGAGGACGTGAGCGACGCCATCCGCACCCCCGACGTGAGCCGCATGGTGACCCCCGTCTCCGCCGACGCCCGCGTGCGGGAGGTCCTGGTGGAGCAGCAGCGGGCCCTGGCCCGGGAGGGCGGCTGGGTCGTGGACGGCCGGGACATCGGCACCGTGGTCTTCCCCGACGCCTGCTGCAAGGTCTTCCTCACCGCCAGCGTCGAGGTCCGCGCGCGGCGCCGCACCCTGGAGCTGGAGGCCAAGGGCACCCCCCAGCCCTTCGCCGAGGTGGCCTCCGACATCGAGCGCCGGGACCACGCCGACTCCACCCGCGCCGTCGCCCCCCTTCGCCGGGCCGAGGACGCCGTGGAACTGGACAGCGGCGACCTGGACCTGGACCAGGTGGTGGCCTGGATCGTGGACCTGCACCGGGGCCGCGGGCACGGCGGGAACCCGGTCCACTAG
- a CDS encoding IS5 family transposase codes for MAKDPGVPAQGSRPGVGHAGWHHPSRSSTFSRQKGGLWNQALGRSRGGCSTKIHLICDAHGNPLDFLVTPGQAHESRSAEGLLCGWQAEYVFGDRAYDGNPVRKAIEAMGATAVIPPHPRRKNPAAWDSHLYKARHAIEHGFAKLKQFRALAARFDKTARSFSAQVALACIVIWLRL; via the coding sequence GTGGCAAAGGATCCTGGAGTTCCTGCGCAAGGAAGCCGACCTGGAGTGGGTCATGCCGGATGGCACCATCCTTCGCGCTCATCAACCTTCAGCAGGCAAAAGGGGGGGCTCTGGAACCAGGCGCTCGGACGATCTCGGGGTGGATGCTCGACCAAGATCCATTTGATCTGCGATGCCCACGGTAATCCTTTGGATTTCCTGGTCACTCCGGGGCAAGCCCATGAAAGCCGGTCTGCTGAAGGATTGCTGTGCGGTTGGCAGGCAGAGTACGTGTTCGGAGATCGGGCCTACGATGGGAACCCGGTAAGGAAGGCGATCGAGGCCATGGGTGCGACAGCCGTCATCCCACCTCATCCCCGGCGCAAGAATCCGGCGGCCTGGGACTCACACCTATACAAGGCCCGCCATGCCATCGAGCATGGGTTCGCCAAGCTCAAACAGTTCAGGGCGCTGGCCGCCAGGTTCGACAAAACGGCGCGAAGTTTCTCAGCCCAGGTGGCTTTGGCCTGCATCGTGATCTGGCTGAGGCTATGA